A single region of the Nicotiana sylvestris chromosome 6, ASM39365v2, whole genome shotgun sequence genome encodes:
- the LOC138871502 gene encoding probable F-box protein At1g14315, with the protein MTTSIDSYSREETVNDILLRLAMKSLLLFKCVSKSWHDLIKSSSFIKKHFNSESNRARLWFCKFGVDYRPQPPLRAINFFLLPEKLIASVVPARQRIYRCEGVSDFRGIYGPVDGLFLLEKGIFYLMFGLDSVNQDYKVLSLRIYTNEEKNEVYPKVFAAIYSSNNDSWKYLDPNFPYDSNLCESLDSTHLNGVYCWLCLDKDNVYCITTFDFVTELFGEMEGPPISGEHWGALMLRGGSLAAMSCDEMAQPQTSCYDIWARIGENNWIKVYTVNPPITWHWPLGIWEYDKFIYEMTQTYIVYYNHTAKEVTDFGFNFTDIGSGSIWPITYKESLVPINRENPTEQDNVEYFFTKF; encoded by the exons ATGACAACTAGTATTGACAGCTATTCACGAGAAGAAACAGTAAATGATATTTTATTGAGGTTAGCCATGAAATCACTGTTGCTATTCAAATGTGTAAGTAAAAGCTGGCACGATCTTATTAAAAGCTCGAGTTTTATCAAGAAGCACTTTAACAGCGAGAGTAATCGTGCTCGTCTCTGGTTTTGTAAGTTCGGTGTAGACTATAGACCACAGCCTCCTTTAAGAGCTATTAACTTTTTCTTGCTACCTGAAAAATTAATTGCAAGCGTCGTCCCTGCTCGTCAGAGGATTTATCGTTGCGAAGGTGTTAGTGATTTTAGAGGTATTTATGGTCCTGTTGATGGCTTATTCCTATTAGAGAAAGGAATTTTCTACTTAATGTTCG GGTTAGATTCAGTGAATCAAGATTATAAAGTTTTATCTCTACGAATATATACGAATGAAGAGAAGAACGAGGTTTATCCTAAGGTGTTTGCTGCTATCTATTCGTCGAACAATGACTCCTGGAAATACCTGGACCCGAATTTTCCTTACGATAGTAACTTGTGTGAGTCCCTTGATAGTACTCATCTAAATGGAGTTTATTGTTGGTTGTGCCTAGACAAAGACAATGTATATTGCATTACAACGTTCGACTTTGTGACCGAGCTGTTCGGGGAAATGGAAGGACCACCAATTTCAGGCGAACACTGGGGGGCTCTGATGTTGCGCGGAGGCTCTCTCGCTGCTATGTCTTGTGATGAAATGGCTCAGCCTCAGACATCGTGTTATGATATATGGGCAAGAATTGGAGAGAATAATTGGATCAAAGTTTATACTGTTAATCCTCCAATAACATGGCATTGGCCTCTTGGCATATGGGAGTACGACAAGTTTATTTATGAAATGACACAAACTTATATTGTGTATTATAACCACACTGCTAAAGAAGTTACagattttggttttaattttacTGATATAGGATCCGGCAGCATTTGGCCTATAACTTATAAGGAGAGCCTAGTTCCTATAAACAGAGAAAATCCGACTGAGCAGGATAATGTTGAATATTTCTTCACCAAGTTTTAG